The Panacibacter microcysteis DNA window TAGACTAGCAGGAAAACAACAGGAATGGCTGCATTGTTTACGCAAAACTTGAGGAATGGTTGTTCTGTTGTTGCGAGGAAGCGAATTTGCCTTGCGTGCAAAATAAACGTGGTAATGTTCCAGCTCATAAAAAATACACCTATTCCAAAACCCAGTATGGCGGCGCTTAATGCGCTTACTTTGGTAAGATATTCAGGGGCCAGGTAAAGAGAATTGGCTCCGTAAGCTTCCAGGAAATGACCGCTTACTGTTGCAAACAGTATGTACCAGAAAATAAGCAATACATGATACCTGCGAAAGTGCAGGAGCACCATTTGTACAGGCAATGAATAAAAAAAGCCAACCAGGTATTTCTTCATGTTAATATTGGTGAACTGATAGTCTTATATGTTTCTCACGTGCAGGATAAAAATAAACAACATTACTTGAACGGTATCCGTTGCAGCTTTATTATAATATTGAATTATCTGACTGCATACTTCCTGTTGTTTAAAAATACGATAATATCAGCAAGGCTGTTTGTAACAATGACGGCGCTACACCCGGAGCTGCTGATGTATGCATTGTTGTACAAGAGTGCGACGCAACAGGTGCTTCATAGCACTGCAAAAGCCGGGTACATAAATACCCCTTATTTCGAGAACGGCTTTAAAATATATAATACGGCGGCAAAGGAAAGAAGTAATAACATACCCGTTAACTGGTGCAGTTCTGCCAGCCATTCGAAAGTGCCAAATTGCCCCAATACGATGTTGTTGCTGCTTACAACAGTAACAATGCCAAGCACAACCTGTAATATAACGAGCACCATCGGCCATTTTCTTGCCTGTATAAATGTTGCTGTGGTGTTGTGTTTTAAAGCCCTGAACCACCATGCAATGGTTAAAATGAAGATGATATAAGCAATCGTACGGTGTATAAAATGGATAGCAATAGGGTTGTGCAACACGCTCCCGGTAAAACCTTTTTCAAACATGCCTGTTGGTAAGATTGCGCCATTTATATCGGGCCATGTTGGTGCCGCACTTGCTGCTTTTAAGCCTGCCATGAAGCAGCCGTAGATCAACTGAATTGTTATCAACCCGGTGATCCACCCTGCAAAACTTTTGAGTTCTTTGTTGTATAAGCGCTGGTTTTGTGGAATGCGCAGCGATAATGCAAAGACCAGCGTATAAACGATGAGTATCATGGCTGCCATAAAATGTATGGCAAGCCTGAAATGGTTCACGTATACATTTTCATCGTTAAGACCGCTTTTTACCATTACCCAACCCAGTAAACCCTGTAAACCACCCAGCACGAAAAGCATTACGAGCGGTACAATCATCCATTTTTTAAACCAGCCTTTAATGAGAAAAAAGATAAAAGGGAAGAGAAAAACCAGGCCCATAAATCTTGCCCATAAACGGTGAAACCATTCCCAGAAAAAAATGAATTTAAAATCAGCAAGTGTAAAGTGGTTGTTGATGAATTTGTATTGCGCTATTTGCTGGTATTTGTCAAAAGCCTGTTGCCAGGCAGCTTCAGATGTTGGTGGCACAGCACCCATTATGGGGTCCCATTGTGTAATAGATAAACCAGAACCTGTAAGCCTGGTAATGCCACCAAGCAAAACCTGCACCAGTAACATGCCTACACCAATAAACAGCCAGTTTGCTATTATACGCCGGGATCTTTCTTCTGTCATTGTCATTGTTTATCGTTATAGGCAGTGCATTGGTATTGATACAACGTAACGCTTTATGCCCGGTTTTAAGGACTTGTTTTTTACAGGTATATAAACAAGTGGCCCCGCCATTAGTTTGACCGCAAAGGTATTGGCATAAGTTTTTTTACAAGTTTTTTTGCGCAAACTTTCTGCGATCTTTCGATATTCGCATAGCAATGCTTAAACCATTTTACCAGGATGTGTTTGTGGAAGCCGGCTGTGATGAGGCGGGGCGTGGCTGCTATGCAGGCCCTGTATTTGCTGCTGCCGTTATTTTGCCAAAAGATTTTTACCACCCGGTATTAAATGATAGTAAACAGCTTACATATGAGCAAAGGGCTACGCTAAAAGTATACATTGAAGAAAAAGCGATTGCTTACAGTGTGGCCATGATCGATAATGAAGAGATCGATACCATCAATATTTTAAAAGCGTCTTTTAAAGCCATGCACGCGGCTTTGGACAGCTTGCTCATAAGGCCCGAATTATTGCTGATTGATGGTAACCGTTTTACTTCTTACGGTAAAACTGCGCACCATTGTATTGTAAAAGGTGACGGCATTTATGCCAGTATTGCTGCCGCCAGTATTCTCGCCAAAACTTACCGGGATAGCTATATGGAGCAGCTACACGAAAGTTTTCCGCATTATAACTGGAAAAGTAACAAAGGATACGGCACATTAGAGCACCGCAAGGCAATTGATGAACACGGTCTTTGTAAATACCACCGCAGAAGTTTTAATATTTTACCATCACAAATCGAAATGGCTTTCTAGTCTGTTTCAGCCCACTCGCCGGCACCCATTCTTAATATTTCATAGGGTTCCTGTGTACAATCAATTACCGTAGAAGGTACAGTATTGCCTGCGCCGCCATCAACCACTATATCAACCAGGTTTTTAAAGTTTTCATGCATCAGCTCGGGATCGGTGTACTCTTCTACCATTTCACCGGGCAAGGAGGCCGAAAGAATCGGATGACCAAGTTCTTTTACGATCGTACGTGCTATGTCATTATCAGGCACACGCAACCCGATCGTGTTTTTTTTGCTTTTCAGAATCTTTGGTACTTCTTTACTGGCGGGGAGAATAAATGTATATGCACCGGGTAAATGACTTTTCAGTACCCTGTACAATGGTGTGGATATACTCTTGGTGTATTGGGCCAGGTCACTGAGATCATAACAGACAAAACTAAGCTGCGCTTTTTCCGGCTGTACTTTTTTCAATGCGCTGATGCGTTCGATTGCCTTATGTTGAAAAATATCACAGCCTAAACCATAAATGGTATCGGTTGGGTAGATAATTACACCGCCATCTCTCAGGCACTCTACAATTGTTTTTATATGTCGCGGATTAGGATTATCCGGGTGTACATGTAATAACATCCGTAAAGTTACCCATAAATAACGGCAAGATAAAATCACGTACCTGCATAAAAAGTTGTGCAGGTATTAAGTAACATACTTATGCATCAGAACCTGAAGTATGTAACATGCATCAATGAGTAGCACTTTGCTTATGTTTCAAAGAAAACCTGAGTACTCCTCCAAGAACAATAGCAATACTAAACCAGGTTGGTGTAAATACATACAACCAATCAATATTTACCAGGTGCAGTATCTTGCAGTTAATCAAAAGAGCGTTCAAAATGGCATTCAATGATAGCAAGATTAGGGTGTAGTTTTTCCGGGACATGACAATTTCATTTGGGTACAACATAAAAGTATATATTATTTACAGAGATAGAAATTAAAAAGCGGTTAGAACTCTTTCGTAGTAAGGATTTAATTAATATGTGGAGTCAGTTATAAAGCTGCAATAATTGATGCAGCAAAGAGGCCGGCAGTCTCTGTTCTAAGCCTTGTATGGCCAAGTGAAACAGGTAGAAATTTTTGCTCCATTGCCTGTTTGA harbors:
- a CDS encoding COX15/CtaA family protein, translating into MTEERSRRIIANWLFIGVGMLLVQVLLGGITRLTGSGLSITQWDPIMGAVPPTSEAAWQQAFDKYQQIAQYKFINNHFTLADFKFIFFWEWFHRLWARFMGLVFLFPFIFFLIKGWFKKWMIVPLVMLFVLGGLQGLLGWVMVKSGLNDENVYVNHFRLAIHFMAAMILIVYTLVFALSLRIPQNQRLYNKELKSFAGWITGLITIQLIYGCFMAGLKAASAAPTWPDINGAILPTGMFEKGFTGSVLHNPIAIHFIHRTIAYIIFILTIAWWFRALKHNTTATFIQARKWPMVLVILQVVLGIVTVVSSNNIVLGQFGTFEWLAELHQLTGMLLLLSFAAVLYILKPFSK
- a CDS encoding L-threonylcarbamoyladenylate synthase — its product is MLLHVHPDNPNPRHIKTIVECLRDGGVIIYPTDTIYGLGCDIFQHKAIERISALKKVQPEKAQLSFVCYDLSDLAQYTKSISTPLYRVLKSHLPGAYTFILPASKEVPKILKSKKNTIGLRVPDNDIARTIVKELGHPILSASLPGEMVEEYTDPELMHENFKNLVDIVVDGGAGNTVPSTVIDCTQEPYEILRMGAGEWAETD
- a CDS encoding ribonuclease HII, with the protein product MLKPFYQDVFVEAGCDEAGRGCYAGPVFAAAVILPKDFYHPVLNDSKQLTYEQRATLKVYIEEKAIAYSVAMIDNEEIDTINILKASFKAMHAALDSLLIRPELLLIDGNRFTSYGKTAHHCIVKGDGIYASIAAASILAKTYRDSYMEQLHESFPHYNWKSNKGYGTLEHRKAIDEHGLCKYHRRSFNILPSQIEMAF